A single window of Cervus canadensis isolate Bull #8, Minnesota chromosome 17, ASM1932006v1, whole genome shotgun sequence DNA harbors:
- the C17H15orf39 gene encoding LOW QUALITY PROTEIN: uncharacterized protein C15orf39 homolog (The sequence of the model RefSeq protein was modified relative to this genomic sequence to represent the inferred CDS: deleted 1 base in 1 codon), with the protein MAEKRPLGTLGPVMYGKLPRLEADSGPGHSLPPSAGNQDPCSYKGAYFSCPMGAPPKTGSERLASWTPYPPLYPTSMAGPPLRANNLLTSCLLYRPPTESSEKVQDSGPVELLPFGPQSHSYPGPPLAAPKPVYRSPLCYGLSTCLGEGAPKKPLDVDWTLVTGSLLPPVDPSCSLPPASGKGQFLDGTFLRGVPAGASEKDSSVSFSPCQAFLEKYRTLHGTGFLASKYASPYSGDPKQALSEGPPSPWTQLAQPLGPACQDTVPPHYPLPHPTQPVPCPPACRHPEKPGGYGPVLPLQPLGAHKGAGYPAGGLNSPYLRQQAIQTPYMPPVGLDTYAYPSAPLPAPSPGLKLEPPLTPRCPLDFAPQTLGFPYAREDLSLYGASPGLGGTPPSQNSVQALPKPGAFQRACQPLPASRPCSEPTRSAEKPVQEAEEKMWLPSCRKEQPQPQPQPRLDEHPGAPIVIGDSPVPRTPPPLPPCAQERQSLPQNEGSLPPSSPPMPVIDNVFSLAPYRDYLDVPAPEAPAEPEPAPAPNESHDKDCGRSLPAQEAPSSEHPSLKEEVALDLSVKKTAAEASPTKVPPTKVPHPVGRAKPTASVDVPATGNTVSNVPGVGDTVSDPRGLQKAVTEAPEPPGVPVTTEATPRTNFHSSVAFMFRKFKIIRPAPLPATTVPAAPSLAPAPAPPAPAPTSTPVPPGLQMLTQPLPMACFGLTLPSPPAVAMASPASAPAPAPSPAPAPAPAPAPAPVAGPSPASTPATADSSEQHFAGLHASLCDAISGSVAHSPPEKLREWLETSGPWGRAAWQDCQGVQGLLGKLLSQLQSFVCTQQCPFPHVVRAGAIFVPIHLVKERLFPRLPPASVDHVLQEHRVELRPTTLSEERALRERALHGCTSRMLKLLALRQLPDIYPDLLGLQWRDCVRRQLGDFNTEPGSVPSSESTVAREEPGSLDLTWKSAAPKAKKPGRKPSTPGPEKAEATAVGGSPGASPTPAAGASLPSPTVKARFRSLLESAWLNGLALPTWGHKASGPDRTAPRPQLLGSQSHQL; encoded by the exons ATGGCGGAGAAGCGgcccctggggaccctggggccTGTGATGTATGGGAAGCTGCCCCGCCTAGAGGCAGACTCCGGGCCCGGCCACAGCCTGCCCCCCTCTGCTGGTAACCAGGACCCCTGCAGCTACAAGGGTGCCTACTTCTCCTGCCCCATGGGGGCTCCTCCTAAGACAGGGTCTGAGCGACTGGCATCTTGGACCCCATACCCACCCTTGTACCCTACCAGCATGGCAGGACCCCCACTCCGAGCAAACAACCTTCTGACCAGCTGCCTGCTCTACCGCCCGCCCACAGAAAGCTCTGAGAAGGTGCAGGACTCTGGCCCGGTTGAGCTCCTGCCCTTTGGTCCCCAGTCTCACTCCTACCCAGGTCCCCCACTGGCAGCGCCCAAACCTGTCTACCGCAGCCCCCTGTGTTACGGGCTCTCGACTTGCCTGGGAGAGGGGGCACCGAAGAAGCCTCTGGATGTTGACTGGACACTGGTGACTGGATCCTTGTTACCACCAGTGGACCCATCTTGTTCtctgcccccagcctctggcaaggGCCAGTTCCTGGATGGCACTTTCTTGCGTGGGGTGCCAGCTGGGGCATCTGAGAAAGACTCCTCGGTGAGCTTCTCCCCCTGCCAGGCCTTCTTGGAGAAGTACCGGACCCTCCATGGCACAGGCTTCCTAGCCTCCAAGTATGCGAGTCCTTACTCTGGGGACCCCAAGCAGGCATTGTCCGAGGGCCCCCCGAGTCCTTGGACCCAGCTGGCCCAACCCCTAGGACCAGCCTGCCAGGACACAGTGCCCCCGCACTATCCGCTGCCCCACCCCACACAGCCCGTGCCTTGCCCGCCAGCCTGTCGCCACCCAGAGAAGCCGGGCGGCTATGGCCCGGTGCTCCCACTGCAGCCACTGGGAGCCCACAAGGGGGCCGGGTACCCGGCTGGTGGGCTAAACAGCCCCTACCTGAGGCAGCAGGCCATTCAGACACCCTATATGCCCCCGGTGGGGCTGGACACTTACGCCTACCCCTCCGCACCCCTCCCGGCACCCTCGCCAGGCCTCAAGCTGGAGCCACCTCTCACCCCACGCTGCCCACTGGACTTTGCCCCCCAAACATTGGGCTTTCCTTATGCCCGGGAGGACCTCTCTCTCTATGGAGCATCCCCAGGGCTTGGAGGGACGCCGCCTTCCCAGAACAGTGTGCAGGCCTTGCCAAAGCCCGGGGCCTTCCAGCGGGCATGCCAGCCTCTGCCTGCCAGCCGACCGTGCTCAGAGCCCACGAGGTCTGCAGAGAAGCCCGTGCAGGAAGCTGAGGAGAAGATGTGGCTGCCTAGCTGCAGGAAGgagcagccccagccccagccccagccccggcTCGATGAGCACCCCGGGGCACCCATTGTCATCGGAGATAGTCCAGTTCCGCGCACCCCACCGCCACTCCCACCCTGTGCCCAGGAGCGCCAGTCTCTGCCACAGAACGAGGGCTCACTGCCCCCCAGCTCTCCACCCATGCCGGTCATCGACAACGTCTTCAGCCTGGCCCCCTACCGTGACTACCTGGACGTGCCGGCACCTGAGGCCCCAGCTGAGCCTGAACCGGCCCCAGCCCCCAATGAGAGCCACGACAAAGACTGTGGGAGGTCCCTGCCTGCCCAGGAAGCCCCCTCCAGTGAGCACCCCTCACTTAAGGAGGAGGTAGCTCTGGACTTGAGTGTGAAGAAGACCGCCGCTGAGGCCTCCCCCACCAAGGTCCCCCCCACCAAGGTCCCTCATCCCGTGGGACGTGCCAAGCCCACTGCATCCGTGGATGTGCCAGCTACAGGGAACACCGTCTCCAACGTGCCAGGTGTGGGGGACACAGTCTCTGATCCACGGGGCCTGCAAAAGGCAGTCACAGAGGCGCCAGAACCACCTGGGGTGCCAGTGACCACAGAGGCCACCCCCAGGACCAACTTCCACAGCTCGGTGGCCTTCATGTTCCGAAAGTTCAAGATCATCCGACCAGCACCCTTGCCTGCAACTACGGTCCCCGCCGCACCCAGCTTGGCCCCTGCCCCGGCcccgcccgcgcccgcgcccacctccacccctgtgCCCCCTGGACTACAGATGCTCACCCAGCCCTTGCCCATGGCCTGCTTCGGCCTGACACTGCCCAGCCCTCCAGCTGTAGCCATGGCCTCCCCCGCCTCTGCGCCTGCCCCAGCTCCGTCGCCTgctccggctccggctccggctccggctccCGCTCCGGTTGCTGGCCCCTCCCCAGCTTCAACCCCTGCCACGGCCGACTCCTCAGAGCAGCACTTCGCAGGACTGCATGCATCCTTGTGTGACGCCATCTCGGGCTCCGTGGCCCACTCCCCACCTGAAAAGCTGCGCGAGTGGCTTGAGACGTCTGGGCCCTGGGGCCGGGCAGCGTGGCAGGACTGCCAGGGCGTGCAGGGGCTGCTGGGCAAGCTGCTCTCGCAGCTGCAGAGCTTCGTGTGCACGCAGCAGTGCCCCTTCCCCCACGTGGTGCGGGCCGGGGCCATCTTCGTGCCCATCCACCTGGTGAAGGAGCGGCTATTCCCGCGGCTGCCGCCCGCCTCCGTGGACCACGTGCTGCAGGAGCACCGCGTGGAGCTGCGGCCCACCACGCTGTCGGAGGAGCGGGCCCTGCGGGAGCGCGCCCTGCACGGCTGCACCTCGCGCATGCTGAAGCTGCTGGCGCTGCGCCAGCTGCCCGACATCTACCCGGACCTGCTGGGCCTGCAGTGGCGGGACTGCGTCCGCCGCCAGCTGG GTGACTTTAACACTGAGCCTGGATCAGTGCCCTCTTCC GAATCCACCGTGGCCAGAGAGGAGCCAGGGAGCCTAGACCTGACTTGGAAGTCGGCTGCCCCCAAAGCCAAAAAGCCAGGGAGGAAGCCATCAACCCCTGGCCCAGAAAAAGCAGAGGCGACTGCTGTGGGAGGATCCCCAggggcctcccccacccctgctgctGGTGCCAGCTTGCCCAGCCCCACGGTGAAGGCACGCTTCCGCAGCCTGCTCGAATCTGCCTGGCTCAATGGCCTGGCACTGCCCACTTGGGGCCACAAGGCCTCGGGACCAGACCGGACCGCACCACGCCCGCAGCTGTTGGGCAGCCAGAGCCACCAGCTGTAA